Sequence from the Phragmites australis chromosome 6, lpPhrAust1.1, whole genome shotgun sequence genome:
GGAATTTTCAAAATTTAGTTCACGTCCTCAGGATTTGAAAccaaaccaaaaacaaaacagACCCAAAGATGCCATATTCAGATATTTTTTTGTTGCCTTTTGGCATTCACAAAGGCTAGCAAATATAAGACTTCCTTACCCATCAGCACGTCCACACTGCCCAGGGCGGGAAGCAATGCAAGCCAACAGCCTTCCACTTCCAAATTGTTCTTCAATATGGGGGTCAAGCGTGCGTCCCTGTTGACGCTTCTCAAGTTTCCTTTGGACATGGTTGCTTTTCTTGGTCTCCTCAGTGGCCGCTTCACCCTCCTGACCCTGTACATAACAATAAAAGATTAAATGCATGAGAAACACATGCCATGAAAACAGTAATTACCTTTCATAAataggatatttaaaattatgCTAAGATTACATCTGAACAGTTGTCTAGATTAGTATTAGGGCTTCGCTACAGGGTATATCTTAAGGATTTCCACAATCCAACAATGCAAAAACAAAAGTCAGCTAATTCCATCACACTTCATTTAAAGAATATTAACATGTAAAACATGCAAGAAAATAACATAGAAAAGCTTGTTAACATTAAAGAGTATTAAGACCTTTCCAACAACATAAGGCAATTAAAAACCAAGAGAAAATTTCAGTTTTCAACAAACTGGGATATAAAATGTAGCCAAACCATTAAGTAACAGACACAATATTCAAGGAAAACATTAGCAATAACAATAAACTAAAATGCAAGAATGCTGTAACTAAAATGGAGATATCTAATCTCAAGAAAGTACATTGCTAAAGAAAACATAAGTTGTCACACTAACCTAATTTATTTACAGAAGATACATATTTAACTGACTACATGTGCATAAGAAAGAACAGGTAAAGTGTATATAAAAAGTTGGAAACAAGACCAGCTAATATGTAGCCAAATGAATTAGTCAGACTGTACGAACTAAAACAAGATTCATATACAAATGTGAAAGAGTTACTTCATCAGTCTTAATAGctttaatttgatttttcaaAACACACCTTGCTTAAGTGAGTTGAAATCAAGAGAAATGCAAGGACGAAAATTTAACCTACTCCAATATATATAACAGGCAAGGCATACCCAGTGTTACATGGACACCCGTGTCCAATTTTTTTGCCAAATCGGACACCCAAAATCCAAGTCATTTTCCAACACCGTGATTCCAAGTTATATTTCacgtgtccaaattttctttgccgaatcgAACACCCAAATTCTAGTGGATTCCAACACCCGTGtccgtgtccaggtaacacCGGGCATACTATACATCAGAAAGCCAAATACCTCAGCACCCTCCTTCTTGGCAGAAGGGGTTTTCTTCTTCCTACCGATGTCCACTCCATAGTGCGTGAGGTACCACTGCTTGAAGGGGGCAGCATCAACTTGCACGATGGCACTCTTCACAAGGGTCTGAGTCCTCACAAGCTCATTGTTGGATGCGTTGTAGACCACATCAAGGATACGGGTCTTGCGGGTCACAACCTCACTTCCCCATGAGTAGTTGCCAGTATCAAGGCGAAGGGCCCTCCATTTCACATTACCTCCACGGACACGCACCCTCCTTACTGTCTTGTTGCTGGAGAGTTTGGTGTTAGCAGGCTGACGGCCAAGCTCATACCTTCATGACAAATGAGAAAAGGTAAACCATCATCTAAAGGAATCAAGTTTGAATTATGGCAAACGAAACTTCCCTCAACAACATTGACAAAAATTATCTAAAATGTTGAGCTCCATGATACAGCATAAACCAAGGGTGGCACTAAACTAGATAAACAAGCTATTATGAGTCCAAACATATGTAAAGAAAATCTAAATCATGTCGGTACTCTAAATATATCACTTTTCAGTCGTATGCCAACAGGTACTATAAAACCAAATGATTGTGGAAAAAACAAGAAAGTGCATAAGTTGTGCCTATTCTGTAATTAATAATATGGTACACCGCAACCAGACAAATTACAATAGCAAATTTCACCAAACGATCAAGATTAATAGGCATAGAATCTATTCCTAAATTACAGGGAAACCAACTAAGCAGTTGTTCCAGGTCTCGGCAACATGTGTCAACCGCGTACTGTTCAAATCTTTTTACTAAAACTAGAATTTCTTA
This genomic interval carries:
- the LOC133922129 gene encoding small ribosomal subunit protein eS8-like, producing MGISRDSMHKRRATGGKQKAWRKKRKYELGRQPANTKLSSNKTVRRVRVRGGNVKWRALRLDTGNYSWGSEVVTRKTRILDVVYNASNNELVRTQTLVKSAIVQVDAAPFKQWYLTHYGVDIGRKKKTPSAKKEGAEGQEGEAATEETKKSNHVQRKLEKRQQGRTLDPHIEEQFGSGRLLACIASRPGQCGRADGYILEGKELEFYMKKLQRKKGKGAAA